One Archangium violaceum genomic window, CAGCACGATGTGCAGCTGGCCCAGCACGATGAGGATGCCGATGCCCGCGAGCATGCCGTGGATGACGGCCGGGGAGATGGCCAGCGACGTGCGCGCCACCTTCAGCACACCGAGCGCGACCTGCACCAAACCCGCGGCGGCCACCGCGGCACAGGTGGCGGCGAAGCCCAGCTCCTGGATGAAGCCGAACACCATCACCGCCAGACCCGCCGCCGGGCCACTCACCAGGAGCGGCGCACCACCAAACGCCCCGACCACCAGACCGCCCACCACGCCGGCGATGAGGCCAGACATGATGGGAGCGCCCGAGGCCAGGGAGATGCCCATGCACAAGGGCAGGGCCACCAGGAAGACCACCAGGGAGGCAGGCACATCCCTGGCCAGCACGTCCTGGAGCGAGCCGGCGGAGCCGGCCTTCTGCTCATTGGACTTCATCACTCTCTCAGCCTCCACGTAACGAAAGCGTCGCGACTCCTTCCGGGGGCGCGGCGCGGTTCGCCCTTCGCTTGGCAAGGAGCGTGCCGGGGGGATGGAGCCCGGCTTCCCTCTGACGAGGGTCGAGGACGTCCGAGGAGGACTTAAAGAATTTTGAAGCGGCGCGTCAGGGACTTAAAAATTCTTGAATTCCCCTTTATTCCCTACTCTTCACCCAGCCGACGCAGGAAGGTGGGATAGGAGATGCCGAGGGCACGGGCGGCATCCATGCGGCGCCCCTCCAGGCGCTCGAGGACATGCCGGACATACCGGCGCTCCACCTCTTCCAGGGGGAGCGGGGGGCCGGATACCACGAAGGCATTGGGGTCGGATGGAGAGGCGGAACCCGGGGTGCCCGACGCGAGCGCCTCCAACTCCAGGGCGGGGCCGGTCTCCAGCACCAGGGCGCGCTCGAGGACGTTGCGCAGCTCGCGCACGTTGCCGGGGAAGGGGTAGCGCTCGAGCCGCTCGCGCGCGGCGGCGGAGAAGCCCACCGGGCGGCGGCCCAACTCCGCGCACAGCTCGACCACCAGCGACTCGGCCAGCGGCAGCACGTCCTCGCGCCGCACCCGGAGCGGGGGCACCTCCACCTTGAAGACGCTCAGGCGGAAGTAGAGGTCCTCGCGGAAACGGCCGGCGGCCACCTCCTCGTTGAGGTTGCGGTTGGTGGCGGCCACCACGCGCGCGCTGCTGGTCAGCTCGGTGCTGCCGCCCAGCCGCCGGAAGGCGCCCTTGTCCAGGAAGGTGAGCAGCTTGGCCTGCAGCGGCAGCGGCAGCTCGCCCACCTCATCGAGGAAGAGCAGACCGCCGTTGGCCACCTCCACCAGACCCCGCCGGGCGGTGCGCGCGTCGGTGAAGGCGCCCCGCTCGTGGCCGAACAGCTCGCTCTCCACCATGGTGTCCGGCAGGGCCGCGCAGTTGACGTGGACGAAGGGCCCCTGCTCCTCGCGCAGCAGGTGCAGGTGACGGGCGATGACCTCCTTGCCCACGCCCGTCTCCCCCAGCAGGAGGACGGGGCTGCGGGGCGAGGTGGCGATGCGCTCGAGCATCCGCAGGGTGTTCTGCATGGCGGGCGAGCGGGGCACCAACAGACGCCGCCGGCCCTCCAGCGCGCTCTCGGCCCGGCGCAACCGCTCCTGGAGTTGCGCGTCCTCGGCGGCCCGGCGCGCGCGCAGCACCAGGTCGTCCAGTTCCACCGGCTTGGACAGGTAGTCGCGAGCACCCGCCTTGATGGCCTCCACCGCGCTGGCGATGTCCCCGTGCGCCGTCACCATCAGCACCACGGTGCCGGGAACCTGGGCGCGCAGCTCGGGAAGGAAGGAGAGCCCGTCGCCATCCGGCAGCCGGCGGTCGAGGATGATCAGATCCGGCGCCTCGCGGGCGAGGGCCATGCGCGTCTCGTGCAGCGAGCGGGCCGTCCGCACCCGGAAGCCCTGCTGCGTCAGCACGGAAGCGGCGAGCGAGGAGAAGGTGCGATCGTCGTCCACCAGGAGCAGGGAGGAACTCATGTGGTGCTCTCCAGGGGCAGCCGAAGGGTGAAGCGGCTGCCATCGGGCAATCGGGTATAGGTGAGGCTCCCGCCGTGGGCCTCGACGGCAGCACGGGCCATGGGCAACCCCAGACCCACGCCCTTGGCGCGCGCGGTGGCGAAGGGCTCCCACAAACGGGGTTCCAGGTTCGGGTCCACCCCACCCGCGTTGTCCTCCACCCGAACCACGGCCTCCCCGGCCTCGCGCGAGAGGGTCACCCGTACCCACGGGGAGGGACGCAGGCCCGTGTCGCGCGCCACCGCGCCCGCCTCCACCGCGTTGCGCAGCAGGTTGTCGATGGCGGACACCAGCAGCGCCGGGTCCGCCTGCACGGTGATGCCCTCCGCCAGCGACACCTCCAGGTGCACGTCCTCCGCCTCTGGCAGCAGGCGCACCGGCTGCAGGGCCTCCTCCACGAGCAGGCGCAGCTCGCAGGCGTGGCGCATGGCGGCGGAACGCGGTGGGGTGCCGAAGGACAGCAGCGAGCGCGCCAGATGCCCCAGCCGTTGCACCTGGGCACGCAGGGCCGGCAAGGCCACCTCCCCCGCGGAGGCGGCGGGCCGCAACAGGGAGAGGGCCGCCTGGATGCCGTTGAGGGCGTTCTTCACCTCGTGGGCGATGAGCTGACTGGCCGAGCCCAGCGCGGCCATCGTCTCCTGGTGCCGCAGCCGCTCCTCCGCGGCCATCAACGAATGGTACGAGCGCCGCAGCAGGAAGGTGAAGATCAGCAGGGTGCTGCCCAGCAGGGCGACATGGAAGAGGAATTGCCCGAGGAAGCGGTGGCGCAGGCGCTCGATGTCCCGCTCCTCGTCCTCGAGCACGGCCAGCAACATGCCGCTGACACCTTCCGGTGTCGGAACCGGAGCCGCCGCGCCCAGCATGCGCTTGCCATCCAGGATGAGGGGACCGGGAGCCTCGGCCAGCAGGTGCATGCGCGCGGCGCGCTCCGGAGTCCACGCGAAGCGCGGCGAGGGAACGGGCAGCAGCAGCTGTCCGCCTTCATCCAGCAACAGCGTCATGTCCGCGCCCCCCGGCTGGACGCCCGGCAGCGGACGAGCTCCCGCCCGCAGCTCGCCTACCAACAGGCCCACCACCTCCCCGGCGCGGAGGATGGGCACCGCCACCACCAGCGGCCCGTCCTTTCCCTCCAGCAGGCTGATGTCCGACACACCTTCCGCCAGCACCCGGCGGAACCAGGGCCGGGTATGCAGGGGCGAGTCTCCCAGTGACATCTGGGGCGGGTCGCTCCACACACGGCGTCCCGAGGGGGAGAGCAGTGCCACCCCCTCCGAGAAGAGGTGCGAGTGGTGGAAGGCGCTGTCCAACACGGCCATCTCCGGGCCGGAGGAGCCATCCTCGGGAGTGAGCTGAGGGTTCTCGGCCAGACGGCGCAGCTCCGCCTCCAACAGGCCCAGGTGCACACCCAACGCCTCGGCCTGCACCCGGGCCTGACTGGAGAGGCTCCCGAGCACTTCCTCACGGGCGTTCTGCAGGTCCTCACGGTAGGCGAGCAGGGGACTGGCGAACGCCGCCATACCGAGCAGCGCCAGCCCCAGCATGGCGGAGCGGCCGGCACGCCGCTGCGCGCGAGCAAGTTCCCCGAGCGCGACAGACTGGGATGGAACGGACGGAGGGGGCGGCCGTGACGACATGGGGCGCATCATGCGCCAAACAGGCGGCCGGATGGCTTCTTTCCGCGAGCCGCTGCCGGGGGGCGTCCGGAGGTCCCCGGTGCTCGGGTTTCACCAGAAGTGAGCGACGCCCGGTCGGCCAGCATGGCTCACCGCCCTCCATGGTTTCGAGCGCAACGAGCTGCGCGCCATGGACGCGGCGATGCTGGCGCAGCTGAGCGAGGAGACGGCCGAGGCCTGAAACAGGGCCCCGGCCCCCTTGTTTCACGTATGCGCCGTCAGGGCTCGAGGCCCCACTGGAGGCTGCCGGAGATGTACGCGGGTGCTTTCCTCCAGTCCGAATAGGCCGTGCCGGTCGGAGCAAAGGAGTAATCACCCGTCTGCGTATAGTTGCTCCAGTCGGACTTCGCGAACCTCACCTGAACGTCGATGCTCTGCCCGGCCGCGAGACCGCCTGCTCCGCTCGTGAAACCGATCTCGAGATAATGATCGGCATCGGGCGTTGGCGTCGTCATCTTGACGAAGGTCCCGGTCACATTCGAACCACCAACCTGGGACCAATCACAGAAGAAGCTCTGCTCCTTCTCCCCATCGATGGAGTAGTAATACCGGAGCTTGACCGTGGAAAGCGCTACAGCGCTCGTTCCGGTATTGACGAGCTTGAATCTCGGGTTGATGGAATTGAGGGACGCCGCGGTGGACCCATTGTACATCTGCACCTTGAGATTCCCCGAGCCAGTGGAGGTCGTATCGGTCACGGTGACGGCCAGAACGGGAGATGAGCCCGCGCTGAAATGGAAGGTCAGGTTCGTCGTCCCGACAGGCTGGTTGGCCAGATAGCGCTTCGAAAGGATGACGGTCGAGCCAGAGACGGTGTAATCCGTACCGGCCACGAGCGTCGCCGCGCCATTGCTGATGCGGACCAGCGTGTTCCCATTCAGCGTCATCGTCACCGGAAGGTCGGCCTGCTTGTCCGTCTTCTTGTCGAAAGAGGCACTCGTCGGAGTGATGGTCGACTGATTGACCGGCGGCGGCGGCTCACCGCCGGCCGGCTCGCCATAGACGATACCGCGGCCGTTCGTGCCCACGTACACGCGGCCGTACACTCTCGGATCCCCGGTGATGGTCGTGACTCTCGCATACTGATGCTGATCGTCGTTGATCCTCACCCAGGAAGCTCCCGCATCATCCGAACGGAAGAAGCCGCGCACCCCGTCGATCTTCGCGATGACGTACAACGCCATGTAGCTCTGTCCCGGCGCCGCTTTGCCGAAACCGACTCCATCGGCCTCCTGCACGTTCGCCAGCTTCGTGAAGCTCGTGCCGGAATCGGTCGAGTGCCACAGGCCATGGGGCCCGGGATTCTCATTGCCGCCAGCGAACCAGACGTCGCCCTCGCGGCCTGGTACGGCCTTGAGTGAAGCGGCTCCGCTGCTGGGAAGACCCGCCGCGCCCGTCAGGGTGAATGTGGCGCCACCGTTCGTGCTGACATAGAACCTTCCGGCCGAGTAGGCGTAGAACTTGTTCGGGTTCACGCGGTCGGAGGCGATCTTCGCACCCGCCGGAATACCGGCACTGGCCGTCCAGCCATTGCCGCCCGACTTCGAGTAGTACACCCCGACATCCGACGTGCTCCACACGATGGAGGTGCCATCGGCCGCGACCGCCACCGTACCTCCGCCTTTCGTTCCCGTCGGCTCGGAGGAGGCCTTGTACCAGTTCGCGCCTCCATCATGGGAAAGGCCCACCGACCTGGCATTGGAGTCCGACGCGTAATCCGCCATCCCGACACGAACCATGAAGCCCGGGTTGAGCTCCGCGTAGTCGATGCCGTACGTCGTGCTCCACTGCGGGACGGACATCGTCTTGGCGGGAGGCGTCGTCAGGTCGTCATGACGGAAGCCGGAGATATCGCCCAGCGCGCTGATGAGCGGCGCACCGGACGGCGGACTGATCAACTCCATGACGGCCGTTTCCTCGATTCCCCTGGCCATGACGGAGATCTTCACCGTGCCGCCGACATCCCAGTCCGTCAGGTTGTTCGTGCCGTACAGGGTCGCGCCCGTCCCGTACATCATCCGGTTGGAGTTGAACGGGTCGATCTCGAGATCTCCTATCATCCAACCCAGCTTGGGAGAGGGAGTCGGCGGGATGGGCTCGATGCCCATCGTCAGCCAGGGCGCGGCCGAAATGTCATGCGTATACCGAAGCTTCCGGCTCGGGTAGCCATCCCAGTCCCAGATCCGGCTCCAGGTCGCACCGCCGTCCGTGCTCCGGAAGATGATGGCATCCGGCCACCAGGAGTTCAGGGTGGCGACCATGATCGTGTTCGGGTTCCGCGCATCGACGGCAAGGCCGCCGTAGCCGAAATAGTTGTCGGAGCTGCTGCTCGGAACGGGGCTGATGTTCGTCCAGACGCCCGTCGCCGTATTGAACTTCCACACGTCTCCCTGGGTGCCATCGTAGGGGCCGACGCCATCGCTATAGGAGATGTAGAGGTTGCCATTGGAGGACAGCTCCCCATGGTGCGGCAGATAGCCCACGGGCTGTCCGGGAACCGCCGCCCAGGTGGCACCACCATCCGTGCTTCGGAACACGTTGTTCTCCTTGTCCGCTACGCCGACGTAGATCGTCTGCGTCGCGCTGCCAGCTGAACCCGTTCGCGGGTCGAACGTGATCCAGGCCAGCCCCACGATGTCGTTCCCGTAGGAGTTGGTGGGGTCTTGAACATAGGTACCGGGGTTGGGGAAGCTGGTGACCTTGGTCCAGGTCGCGCCGTAGTCCGTGCTCCTCCAAAGTCCGTTGCCGCTCCGGGCGCCGAAGAAGAGGATGTTGTTCTTGTTCGGATCGATCACCAGACGCTCACCCATGGAGCGCCCGGGCATATTGCCGCCGACCTTGAATGGGAGCGGGGTCACCTGCCACGTATCGCCCTTGTCGGTCGAACGCATGATCTGGCCGTTCGTATCCCAATCGTTCGTATAGGTGCCGGTCGCCATGTAGACGCGGTTCGGCTCGACCGGGTCGGTCGCCAGGGCATCCACGCCGTTCTTGTTCCAATCCACCCAGCCCGTCGAATCGGAGAGCGGAATCCAGCTGGAGGTCGCCGCATCCCAGCGGTACGCGCCGCCAATATCGGTTCGGGCGTAGATCAGATCCTTCTCTTTCGTATTGAAGACGATCCCCGGGATGAAACCGCCACCACCGCCCGTGACGACGTTGCGCCAGGTGTATGCGGCACCTGGCGCCGCCTGCGCCTCCGGCACGGCAGCCGCCAGAATCGAGCTGACGACGACAGCCAGCACCAAAGCAACACTGCGTCCATTGAGATATCTCTTACACACAGCCGTGACCCCCACCGTCAGGTTGACGTGCGAAAACAAAACCACCACTGCTTCGCTTCACCACATCCTTGCCATGTCTCTCATCAGCAATCCGCCGCCACGAGGATGCTGGATTGGCGGTGAACGGCTCCCTGATGAGCAGGCTCGCTCGATACACCTACAGCAAAGACCCCGCCAGCAGGGTATCCAGCCATTACATGTTGAGACGGATAATCTGTAAAATCCAGGGAAAAGAGACTGAAGACAATCTCTTCGTGGCACGACGTGCCGAATCACTTCGGCCTACCGCATTGATTGCACTGCGATTGTAGGTTCACAGCCAGAACCAAGGAATGCGCCCGCGCACCCCATCTCCTGAATCACCCATCGACCGGGATTCAGAATCCCATTCAAGGAACTGAATCTCCAACTACGCGATTCTACGGATATACGAATATACGAAGTTCAAGGAGACTTCTGGTCCTCATTGAATTCCAGCTTTGACCCATTATAAAGAATGCCGCGAATGAAATACCCGCCTCGGCCAGGGGACCGCGGTCCTCATTGCATAAGAAAAAGATTGGCCGGATGCGGCACGAGTTCCCATCGCCGAACAGGCAAGGAGAAGTGAAGCATGCTCACCCACAAGACTCTGCGTACGCCTACCCTGTTGCTCGCAGTGAGTGTCTTCGGAAGCGGATGCCTGAATGGAGGAATGACGGAGGAGGAGCTCCTGGCCGAGGAGGCCAGCGCGCTGGAGACCATTTCCACCACGATCCCGACGCCCAGCAACGGCTCTTCTGGAGAGATCCGGACCAGCACGACCCGGTTGAAGAACGCCGCCAACGGCGGCTCGAACGTCTACGATTTCGCCAACAAGAAGATCGGCGTGAACAACACCGCCTCGTGCGACGGTGAGGGCCAGAAGACGGTGTTCGAGGTCGAGGACGGCGTCACCGTCAAGAACCTCATCATCGCGGGTGGGAAGGCCGGCGGCAACGGCATCGTCTGCCTGGGCAGCTGCACGCTCGACCACGTCTACTGGGAGGACATCTGCGAGGACGCCGCGACGCTCACCAAGGACGGGGCGACCATGACGCTCAACCACGTCATCGCCCTGCACGCCAGCGACAAGGTCTTCCAGCACAACGCCAAGGGCAATTCCAAGACCATCATCAAGAACTCCTACATCAGCGACTTCGGGAAGCTCTGGCGCTCCTGCGGTGACTGCACGAACAATGGCGGCCCGCGCAACCTCATCATCGACAATGTCAA contains:
- a CDS encoding sigma-54-dependent transcriptional regulator codes for the protein MSSSLLLVDDDRTFSSLAASVLTQQGFRVRTARSLHETRMALAREAPDLIILDRRLPDGDGLSFLPELRAQVPGTVVLMVTAHGDIASAVEAIKAGARDYLSKPVELDDLVLRARRAAEDAQLQERLRRAESALEGRRRLLVPRSPAMQNTLRMLERIATSPRSPVLLLGETGVGKEVIARHLHLLREEQGPFVHVNCAALPDTMVESELFGHERGAFTDARTARRGLVEVANGGLLFLDEVGELPLPLQAKLLTFLDKGAFRRLGGSTELTSSARVVAATNRNLNEEVAAGRFREDLYFRLSVFKVEVPPLRVRREDVLPLAESLVVELCAELGRRPVGFSAAARERLERYPFPGNVRELRNVLERALVLETGPALELEALASGTPGSASPSDPNAFVVSGPPLPLEEVERRYVRHVLERLEGRRMDAARALGISYPTFLRRLGEE
- a CDS encoding sensor histidine kinase yields the protein MSSRPPPPSVPSQSVALGELARAQRRAGRSAMLGLALLGMAAFASPLLAYREDLQNAREEVLGSLSSQARVQAEALGVHLGLLEAELRRLAENPQLTPEDGSSGPEMAVLDSAFHHSHLFSEGVALLSPSGRRVWSDPPQMSLGDSPLHTRPWFRRVLAEGVSDISLLEGKDGPLVVAVPILRAGEVVGLLVGELRAGARPLPGVQPGGADMTLLLDEGGQLLLPVPSPRFAWTPERAARMHLLAEAPGPLILDGKRMLGAAAPVPTPEGVSGMLLAVLEDEERDIERLRHRFLGQFLFHVALLGSTLLIFTFLLRRSYHSLMAAEERLRHQETMAALGSASQLIAHEVKNALNGIQAALSLLRPAASAGEVALPALRAQVQRLGHLARSLLSFGTPPRSAAMRHACELRLLVEEALQPVRLLPEAEDVHLEVSLAEGITVQADPALLVSAIDNLLRNAVEAGAVARDTGLRPSPWVRVTLSREAGEAVVRVEDNAGGVDPNLEPRLWEPFATARAKGVGLGLPMARAAVEAHGGSLTYTRLPDGSRFTLRLPLESTT
- a CDS encoding X2-like carbohydrate binding domain-containing protein, translated to MVVLFSHVNLTVGVTAVCKRYLNGRSVALVLAVVVSSILAAAVPEAQAAPGAAYTWRNVVTGGGGGFIPGIVFNTKEKDLIYARTDIGGAYRWDAATSSWIPLSDSTGWVDWNKNGVDALATDPVEPNRVYMATGTYTNDWDTNGQIMRSTDKGDTWQVTPLPFKVGGNMPGRSMGERLVIDPNKNNILFFGARSGNGLWRSTDYGATWTKVTSFPNPGTYVQDPTNSYGNDIVGLAWITFDPRTGSAGSATQTIYVGVADKENNVFRSTDGGATWAAVPGQPVGYLPHHGELSSNGNLYISYSDGVGPYDGTQGDVWKFNTATGVWTNISPVPSSSSDNYFGYGGLAVDARNPNTIMVATLNSWWPDAIIFRSTDGGATWSRIWDWDGYPSRKLRYTHDISAAPWLTMGIEPIPPTPSPKLGWMIGDLEIDPFNSNRMMYGTGATLYGTNNLTDWDVGGTVKISVMARGIEETAVMELISPPSGAPLISALGDISGFRHDDLTTPPAKTMSVPQWSTTYGIDYAELNPGFMVRVGMADYASDSNARSVGLSHDGGANWYKASSEPTGTKGGGTVAVAADGTSIVWSTSDVGVYYSKSGGNGWTASAGIPAGAKIASDRVNPNKFYAYSAGRFYVSTNGGATFTLTGAAGLPSSGAASLKAVPGREGDVWFAGGNENPGPHGLWHSTDSGTSFTKLANVQEADGVGFGKAAPGQSYMALYVIAKIDGVRGFFRSDDAGASWVRINDDQHQYARVTTITGDPRVYGRVYVGTNGRGIVYGEPAGGEPPPPVNQSTITPTSASFDKKTDKQADLPVTMTLNGNTLVRISNGAATLVAGTDYTVSGSTVILSKRYLANQPVGTTNLTFHFSAGSSPVLAVTVTDTTSTGSGNLKVQMYNGSTAASLNSINPRFKLVNTGTSAVALSTVKLRYYYSIDGEKEQSFFCDWSQVGGSNVTGTFVKMTTPTPDADHYLEIGFTSGAGGLAAGQSIDVQVRFAKSDWSNYTQTGDYSFAPTGTAYSDWRKAPAYISGSLQWGLEP
- a CDS encoding pectate lyase, translated to MLTHKTLRTPTLLLAVSVFGSGCLNGGMTEEELLAEEASALETISTTIPTPSNGSSGEIRTSTTRLKNAANGGSNVYDFANKKIGVNNTASCDGEGQKTVFEVEDGVTVKNLIIAGGKAGGNGIVCLGSCTLDHVYWEDICEDAATLTKDGATMTLNHVIALHASDKVFQHNAKGNSKTIIKNSYISDFGKLWRSCGDCTNNGGPRNLIIDNVKVEGIKSALAGANQNYGDTVTLTNLFVKGGYNASKDKPKICTEWIGVTNHNGESQKVNNGKSQWNTATCRVKQTDVLSW